AAAATTAACTGGAAACATTAATGCTTTTACCGGTGATTGGATAAGTGATAAAAGCAATGTTTTTTTAGGTGTAAACAATATTAATCCAATGTCGGAAAGAGATATTCAAGGAAATATTAGCATTCCAATTATTCAAGATAAACTTGGTATTTCAGTTGTTGGTAGATATAATTATTACGAAAGTATAAATTGGTATGAGAAACGTTTTAATTCAATAGATGGTTGGAAAATTGCTGCATATGAAAGATGGTTTAAAGAACAAAGAGCTGATGAGGCAGATGCATCACAAGCAATTTACATCCCCGATTCTTTAAAAACCGGCGATGGAACAATGGGTCCATTATCAACAAGCGACAGATTTTCTGGGAACATAAAAATTAATTACTATCCATTTGAAAGAGTTAAAATTGCTTACCAAGCTTTCGGAGATTTCTCAGAAAGAAATGGTTATTCTGAAACAATTGGTGGCAGTGGAATTAGTAACGAAGATTTAAGAAGATATCAACCAGATGGAACAAGTAAAAAGCAATCTTATAGCCACAGTCATTTTTTAACATTAAGACATACCCCAACTGATAATTTTTATTACAATATTTCCGGGTCATATCAGTATAACAGAGATGATGAATGGTATGATAAGTCGAATAAAATTGCGTTTTATCCTGGGGATTCCGGAATTCAACCAATTGGATATTCAAGTGATGGATTTTCAATAGGTAATACTGATGGGTTCTATGATAATGCTAATGGAAAAAATTATCGAAAGCAATATTTAATCAATGGTGATTTGAATTGGCAAATTGATAAATATAATTTTATTAAAGCGGGTTTTGAATATAAACAGCATCAAGTTAATACATATTCATGGGGATTTATTTCAACACCGGACTGGAACACAAAGAAGTGGATAAATTTTGATCCGGACCCTACTTTAACTTTTAATGACTATTGGAACATAATGGTTGATTATTGGAAAAATTGGGAAGATATTTATGATACTGTTAGATACAGAAAATATTATGAAAATGAATATACACTTTGGCGTGATTATACCATAACACCGAGTGAAGCAGCGGCATACTTACAAGATAAAGTTGAGTTGGGTGAAATTATAATAAATGCAGGTTTACGTTTGGATTTATTTATTCCGGATGAAAAAGTGCCAAAAAATTATAGAGTTGAGTCATCGCAACTTGCTTCAGAAATTAATCTCAAGGATGCTTCAACAAAAGTAAATTTAAGTCCAAGATTTGGAGTATCTTTCCCAATTTCAGCCACTGGAGCATTCCATGCAGCTTATGGTCATTTCTATCAAATGCCAAGTTTTGAAAAAATGTTCAGTGAGCCAATTTATGTGCTTACGCCGCTTCAACTTAATGATATGAAACTTGGGAATTCAGACTTAGAACCTGAGAGAACAATTCAGTATGAATTAGGGTTACAACAACAAATATTTACCGGAATTACAGCTGATGTTTCTGTTTATTATAAAAATATGGATAATCTTTTAGGACTCGAATATTTAACAACAATTGATAATGTAAGATTTAGAAGGTTTATAAATAGAGATTATGGAAATTCAAAAGGTTTAACAATTGGTGTCAATGCTTTTGGAAGAGATTTTATAAATGGGAGTTTGAATTACACATATTCTACTGCAAACGGAAGTGCTTCGGATCCGGAATATGTTGCTCTTGTGCAATCATCAACTCAAATTGGCGGGGAAACAGTAGAATTTCTTGATAGGCAAGTTATTCCTTTAGATTGGGATCAGACACATACACTAAATGCGCTGGTGGATTTTAAATTTACAAATAGTTTATTTATTTCTGTTATTGGAACTTATTGGACTGGTCAACCATATAGCCCCGAATTTGTTGAAAAATATGATATTTTAGTTAGAGAATATGATAATGCTGATACCAAACCGGTACAATGGAGTGTTGATTTAAAAGCGAGATATGATTTTAATGTTGAATGGTCAACAATAACAGCTTTTATTCAAATTGATAATTTATTTGATCATCTAAACCAAAATTCTGTTTATGTAACAACAGGAAATGCATATAATAATGCCAGGCTTCCAAATGTTGAGGAAACTTTGGTTGAAAGATTAGATCAAGCGGGATTATTCACTCTTGATGAAATAGATAATAAGCCGCAATGGTTTTCTAGTCCAAGAAAAATTAGACTTGGCTTTACTCTCAATTTTTAAATATGGAGAATTGGAATTTATGCTATATAAATTTATTCCTAAATTATTTTTGATAATTTTATTCCAGACTTCAATTATTACTTTTACACAATCGGTTGATGAAGAAAAAAACAAACCAATTTATTTACAGCCTCAAACAATTACCGGATCGAGAGGTTATACTGGAGTTTTTAATAAAATTGAAAAAGCTCAAGCTGAAGGAAATGCTAAGTATTTTAGATTTACTGTTCATGATGGGAATTTAATTACCGGTGGAGTTATAAATTCCGGATTATTATCATATCATTATGTTGGCGGCACTCCAACAATTGCATGGCCTAAAGGACCAAAGTCCGTTCCAATTCTTCATGGAGCAGTTTTTTTTGTAGCTGCTGAAGTTGAAGACGAATCCGGAGACACAATCCATATAGTTTCAGATAATTTTAGACGTGGCAGCGTTGAGGCATCACTTGATGAATCACATTGGTGGTCTTTTATGCCACTTGGAAAATATTTTAATAATGATCAGCCGGGAGCACTTGATCCAGATATGGGAGGATTAAGCGAAGATGTCGGAATTGATGAAACACCAAATACTGGAGATTTTGGAGAAGGTGATGGAATTTTACAACAGGAAGAAGATTTTAATTTAAATGAACAATTAGATTTAAATTTGCAAAATGGCGTTGGCTGGTTTGCAATTAGCCATAGAAAAGAAACATGGCCTCAATATTGGCCAACTGGTTCATACCCTGGTGATGATAGAGAACCTGGCGAAGAAAGACCCGGCGTTCGATCTGGAAGGTGGAATGGTGAATTTGGCGCTTATGTTCGCGCAGACCAGGAATCTTACTATGTAATGGATGATAGAGAAAATGATGAATTTAATTATTTTCCATTTGAAGATTCTGAATCTAAATTACCTTGGCCAAATGGAAGAGGAGGTTTAGGTGTTAAAGTATCTGTAAGAAATTATCAATGGTCGGCCAGACTTGCAGAGGATTTGATGATTTCGATTTATGATATTGAAAATGAAGGAAAAGAGTTAAATAAATCAACTGTTGGAATGTATGTTGATCCAGATTTAGGGGGATCATTAGAAGGTGATGATGCAAATTTTGATGAAATAGATGACATAACTTATGCATTTAATAAAAAGGGACTTTCAACACAAGGATTGCCAATTGGATATTTTGGATTTGCTTTCTTGGAAAGTCCGGGATTAGTTGATGGAAAAGATAATGATCTTGATGGCCGAACAGATGAAAGTCAAAATAATGGTATTGATGATGATGGAGATTGGATAGGCTGGGTTGATGTTAATTTAAATGGGAATTGGGACTGGGAAGATATTGGAGTTGATGGAATTCATGGGACGAGTGATTATGGTGAATATGACGGTACGTTACAACCTGAAGAAGATTTAAACAATAATGGAATTTTAGATAACGAACCTATTAATAATGATGTAGGCTCTGATGGACTTGGGCCAGATGATGAAGGTTATTTTGGTCCGGATCCAGATGGAACAGAAACAAATGGAATTCCAGATCAAGGTGAACCAAATTTTGATTTTACAGATAATGATGAATCTGATCAAGTTGGATTAACTTCATTTTATTTAAGAGATTGTGATAATACAATGGGCGATGATGAAACATATTGGAATGTAGAAATCAAACCTGGAGTTTTTAATATTCGTCCGGGATATCAACGTGATATAGCATTTAGTTATGGAAGCGGTTATGTTAAATTTGCCGGAGAAGAAAGAAAACATAGATATGCAATTGCATTGGTTTTCGGAAATAATTCAACTGATATTCTCCGAAATAAAAGAACAATGCAAGTAATTTACGATGCTGATTATAATTTCTCTAAACCTCCAAGAAAACCAATTGTGTCAGCAACATCCGGCGATGGGAAAATTATTCTTCATTGGAATAACGATGCCGAATTTTCAAAAGATCCTCTCTATGGGCTTGATTTCGAATGTTACTATATTTACAAAAGCACCGATCCGACTTTTGATAATATAAAAACAATTACGGATGCTTATAATAATCCAATACTTATGTCGCCAGTTGCAATCTTTGATAAAAAGGATGGATTAAAAGGAATTCATCCTGTAAATATTGGTGCTGAACTGGGACCAGAAAGTAATTTGGGTGTTTCGTATAATATGGGAACTGACAGCGGATTAAAACATTTCTACGAAGATACAGATGTTACTAATGGAAGAACCTATTATTACGCCGTTGTTTCAGTTGATCAAGGTTATCATGATTCATTTTATCCGAATATTTCTTCAAAAGAAGGATTGGTAAATGCATCTCCAACTGAATGCTCGGCAATTATTCAAACAGATTTATTAGGAAGAGCAGTTAAGACTGATAAAAATACAGTTATTGTTACACCGAATGAATATCCAGCTGGATGGGTTGAACCATCATTAAGTGAAAAAGGTTTTGAAAAAATTTCTGGTTTTGCAACCGGACAAGTTGAAATAGAAATTTTTAGTCCAAAGGAAATAAAATCTAATACAACTTATTCAGTCAGATTTACTGATGATGGACTTCAAAAAAAATATGATAGTTCTTTTACTGGTCATACTACCAGAGCAATAATTTTTAATGAAACTACAAATTCAATTATAAACAGCATTGATGATCCAGATAAAAATGAAAAAATTGATGAATTTATTGCGGATGGTTTTAGAATAAAATTAAATAATGATTCAGTTGCATTTAATACTGCTGAGTGGGTTGTAGGAAATTCGAATTTAAAAGTTACTTCAAGCACACTAGAATTAGGAAGTGACATGGTTGCTCGAGATTATGAAATTAGAGTATTTGCACCAGTTGATACGATTACTGGTGCTGGGGCGGATACTTCAGTGTATTCAAATATTACTCCAACAAATTTTCAAGTATGGGATGTTACAAATCCGGATAGCTCATTTAAAATTGACTTTCGATTTAGAGATGGAAATCAAACTGCTAACAAAAAGGCAGTTTAAGTCACGGAGATAAACTTCAATTGGTTTCTAAATATAATCAAGCGCAAAGAACTTGGTTTTTTGATATAAATGTTCCGGGTTTTGATACTTTGGAAGCTGGGGAGATTAAATATCCAGAAGAAGGTGACGTTTTAAAAATTACTAGTAAAAAACCATTTGATAGAAATGACAAATTTACTTTTACATTAACTGGAAATTATATTGAACCAAGTAAAGTTAAAAAAGAACTCAATAAAATTTATGTAGTTCCGGATCCATATATAGCTGTTAGTTCACTTGAAAGAAAAGTTATAAATGTTGATGAAGGAAGAGGTGATAGAAGAATTGATTTTGTGAATTTACCAAATGAGTGTTCTATTGAAATTTATACAACTTCTGGAAGATTTGTGAGAGAATTATTTCATTCTTCAACAAATTCGAATGCACGAATGTCTTGGGATTTGAGGACAAAAGATGGATTAGAAATTGCTCCTGGAATTTACTTCTTTGTTGTTAAAGCTCCGGGAATTGGGCAAAGTACTGGTAGATTTGCAATTATTAAATAATAATTTTACTGGAATTTATATGAAAATTATTACAAATATAAATAAAGTTATCTTTTTTACTATTATATCAATCCATATTATTATTGCCGGTGAAAATCCCGTTAAGACCTCAACTAATGTTGACGGTATTGGCACAGCTTCTATGACTTTTTTAGAAATAGGAATTGGTGCAAGAGCAATGGGAATGGGTGGCGCTTTTGTAGCTGTTGCAAATGATGCTTCGGCTACATATTGGAATCCGGCAGGAATTGTTTGGGCGGATAAAGTTCAAGTAGAAATTAGCCATAATGAATGGTTTTTGGATTCCAAACTTCAATCATTGAGCGGCGTTATTCCGCTGCCACAATTTAATTCATCAATGGCGTTAAGTATTGTAACTTTAGGATTTGATGAACAAGCTGTAAGAACTGTTGAACGTCCAACCGGTACCGGAGAAATGTATGATGCGCGAGATTTTTCTGTTGCACTTTCTTGGGCTACCGCGGTTACCGATAGATTTTCGTTTGGACTTTCTGCAAAATATTTAACTTCACGAATTTGGCATGAATCTGCAAATGCATTTGCTCTCGATTTTGGAATATTCTATAACACAGAATTAAAAGGTTTGCGTTTGGGTTTTAGTATGGCAAATTTTGGTACCGGGGTAAAATTTGAAGGAAGAGATTTGGATTCAACTATTGATCCCGATGAAGAAGTTGAAAATTTTGACAGAGCACCTGCACAATTAAAAACTGATTCATATCCACTTCCAATATTATTTCGTGCAGGTATTTCTTATGAATTAAATCTTGATGATTTTGGAAATGCAATTTTTGCTGCTGATTTACTTCACCCAAGTCACTCTCCGGAAGCTGTAAATGTTGGATTGGAATATGGTTTTACAAATATGTTTTTTGTAAGAGCCGGTTATCAAAATCTTTTTGATGATACATCAGTTGACGGTTTAACTTTAGGTGCAGGAATTGATTATTATAATTCTGAAAGTGGTTTTGGAGCAAGATTCGATTATTCTTGGGCAGATTGGGGAAATTTAAAAAATGCGCAAAGATTTTCTGTTGGAATTGTTTTTTAATTTTTTTTTTGTAGGTAAATTATTGAAAAAATATTTTACAAAGCGTAAATGAATTTTAACAAATATCTGACAAAAAAAAATACATTAATTTCTTTAAGTCTTATCGTTTTATGTTCTATATTGGTAATTATTTTCACCAATCGGAGTGCCTCAAATCTTGAAATCCTTGCAAAAGTTGAAAACAAAATTATTACATCTGAAGATTTTTTATTGAACTTTGAATTTGGTTTCCCGCACTTAAAAATTGGAAAAACAATTCAAGAACAGAAAAAGAATTATCTGCAATTAATGATAAATGAATATTTATTTGCGCTAGATGCTGAATCAAAAAACCTAAGTCTCTCTCCGGAGGTAAAATATCAAACAGAAAAAATTAGAAGGGAATTATTATTAGAAAGTATAATTGAAAATGATGTAAAGAAAAACATTAAAGTTAGTAAACAAGAAATTAACGAAGCAATTAATAAATCAAAAGTAAGTTTTAAGTTTTTTTTCTGGCCGGAAAATGATTTTAATAATGCTGTTATTATCAAAGAGATGTTTGAAGAAAATGGAATTGAGGGAACATTTAGAAAATTAAGCACAATAAAATCAGATTTTCATTTTGATTTTACAAAATATATATCAGATTACAAATCATGGATTGATATTCCAGAAGAAACATTTAACGCAATAAAAGATCTTCCGGTTAATAAATTTTCAGATCCAATTTTTATTGATAATATGTTTTACATTTTTCAGATGCTAGATATTAGACGTGAAGCAATAAGAAATGAAGAATATTTAAGCAAAGCTCCATCATTTCAAAAAGTACTTTATAATTCTAAACTTCAAGATGGTGTTTCAAAGTATGTTGATAAACTAATGACGCCGAAAAATATTAAAACAAAAGCGCATGTATTTAATATTTGGGCCGAAGCTATTATTGATTGGCATAATTCACAGAATAAAAATACTCAAAATTATTTTGAATGGACGAAATCAAATTTGAAATATCCTTCTGTGCAAAAATATTTATTTTATAAAGATTCTACTTTGGTAAGTTACAATGAAGGTAACTTTACTCTCGGTGAATTTGAAAAATATTTTTACTGGGATAAAATTTCTGATGAATTTGAAACAAAAAAACAATTTAAAAATCATTTAAATTTTTTATTGGGAATTTCAATCAGAGATTATTTTATGCAGCTTGAAGCTGAAAATAAAAATTATGATGAATTACTTTGGTTTGAACATCAATTTATGAAATGGACTTCCAAATTTGCTTTTGAGGAAATAATGAAAAATTACGTTGCAGAAAACTCAAATGTAAATATTAAAGAAAAAATTAATAATGATTTGAACTTGTTAAAATCGAAATATGATATTTATATTAATTATGAAATGCTCGATACTCTGCAAATTAACAGTTCGCAAAAATCAAAAGGAAGTTCTCTGCAGCTTATGAAAGTTGGTTTTAATAGACTTGCCGAACCAATTGTTGATGGTTATTGGAATTCAATTATAAAATGATATTTTAATTTTTATGAATTTGAAAATTCTATTTTTACTTTTTATAATTACTGTAAAAGCAAATTTTGCACAGAATAATAATTTATTTCACAAAACTTCAAATGAAGAAATAATTCAGATCGGGCAATGGAATTCAAGCGGAAAAATTACATCACTTTTTGTTGAAAATAATTACGTATTCCTCACTAACGAAAATAAAATTCAAATTATTGATATTTCTACAATAAGTAATCCAGAATTAAAAAGAGAATTCAAACTCAACTCTTTATTTATTAGTGAAGATATTACGGGAAATTCTGAAAAAATTTTTGTCGCAAATAATAGAACAATATTTGCTTTTGATATAAGCAATCCTTTAAATCCGGATTCAATTTCTTCAATAAAATTAGATGCAATAGTTAATGATTTATTATTTGAGAATAATTTCCTTTATGCAATTGCTTCATATGATTTTTATGTTTTTGATGTAAGCAATAATGAAATAAAAACTCTGGGAAAATTTTCACTTCCGGAATCTACTTTAGGACTAACACGATTTGATGTTGAAGGAACTTTTGCATTTATTGGTTCGTGGGCACAAGGTTTGTATGTAATTGATATTGAAGATCCGCAAAATCCAAAATTGCATGGAAGATTTTTAGAAAATTCAAATTTAATTTATGCTGAAGAACAATTTGCGTATGTGGCAGATTCCGAATTTCTATATCTACTTGATATTACTGATTCAGTTATTCCATCAAATATTAATAGTGTGAACATGTTTAGTAATCCAAATGATTTAATTTCAGATGATGTGAATCTTTATGTTACTACTAACAATGAATTATTAGTTTATAATAAGAATGAATTAAATCTAATTACAACATTTTCGCTTAATGATATTGGGAAACGAATTCAAATTAATAGCGGATATATATTTATTGCAAATAATGAGCAAGGATTAAAAATATTGAAATTAGATTCACAAACTTCTATTGATATTTCGGAATTAACAA
The nucleotide sequence above comes from Ignavibacteriota bacterium. Encoded proteins:
- a CDS encoding TonB-dependent receptor encodes the protein MHIRIFFGELALIILVLFFISINLFAGTTGKITGVVVDKTTGEPLPSVNIMIEGTSQGTASDLSGHFTILNVSPGTHTIVFKTIGYADYRVEGVVVNVDKTTKVDAQLSISTIEISEVVVKAEKPPIEKDRTYSSAVVNSDAIQALPVTEMSQVITLQPGVVKNGDQLHFRGGRSREVAYVVDGVSVTNAFNQDGGSNVSVENSMIEQLEVITGTFNAEYGSAQSGVVNIVTKGISSKLTGNINAFTGDWISDKSNVFLGVNNINPMSERDIQGNISIPIIQDKLGISVVGRYNYYESINWYEKRFNSIDGWKIAAYERWFKEQRADEADASQAIYIPDSLKTGDGTMGPLSTSDRFSGNIKINYYPFERVKIAYQAFGDFSERNGYSETIGGSGISNEDLRRYQPDGTSKKQSYSHSHFLTLRHTPTDNFYYNISGSYQYNRDDEWYDKSNKIAFYPGDSGIQPIGYSSDGFSIGNTDGFYDNANGKNYRKQYLINGDLNWQIDKYNFIKAGFEYKQHQVNTYSWGFISTPDWNTKKWINFDPDPTLTFNDYWNIMVDYWKNWEDIYDTVRYRKYYENEYTLWRDYTITPSEAAAYLQDKVELGEIIINAGLRLDLFIPDEKVPKNYRVESSQLASEINLKDASTKVNLSPRFGVSFPISATGAFHAAYGHFYQMPSFEKMFSEPIYVLTPLQLNDMKLGNSDLEPERTIQYELGLQQQIFTGITADVSVYYKNMDNLLGLEYLTTIDNVRFRRFINRDYGNSKGLTIGVNAFGRDFINGSLNYTYSTANGSASDPEYVALVQSSTQIGGETVEFLDRQVIPLDWDQTHTLNALVDFKFTNSLFISVIGTYWTGQPYSPEFVEKYDILVREYDNADTKPVQWSVDLKARYDFNVEWSTITAFIQIDNLFDHLNQNSVYVTTGNAYNNARLPNVEETLVERLDQAGLFTLDEIDNKPQWFSSPRKIRLGFTLNF
- a CDS encoding PorV/PorQ family protein — its product is MKIITNINKVIFFTIISIHIIIAGENPVKTSTNVDGIGTASMTFLEIGIGARAMGMGGAFVAVANDASATYWNPAGIVWADKVQVEISHNEWFLDSKLQSLSGVIPLPQFNSSMALSIVTLGFDEQAVRTVERPTGTGEMYDARDFSVALSWATAVTDRFSFGLSAKYLTSRIWHESANAFALDFGIFYNTELKGLRLGFSMANFGTGVKFEGRDLDSTIDPDEEVENFDRAPAQLKTDSYPLPILFRAGISYELNLDDFGNAIFAADLLHPSHSPEAVNVGLEYGFTNMFFVRAGYQNLFDDTSVDGLTLGAGIDYYNSESGFGARFDYSWADWGNLKNAQRFSVGIVF
- a CDS encoding T9SS type A sorting domain-containing protein; translation: MNLKILFLLFIITVKANFAQNNNLFHKTSNEEIIQIGQWNSSGKITSLFVENNYVFLTNENKIQIIDISTISNPELKREFKLNSLFISEDITGNSEKIFVANNRTIFAFDISNPLNPDSISSIKLDAIVNDLLFENNFLYAIASYDFYVFDVSNNEIKTLGKFSLPESTLGLTRFDVEGTFAFIGSWAQGLYVIDIEDPQNPKLHGRFLENSNLIYAEEQFAYVADSEFLYLLDITDSVIPSNINSVNMFSNPNDLISDDVNLYVTTNNELLVYNKNELNLITTFSLNDIGKRIQINSGYIFIANNEQGLKILKLDSQTSIDISELTNYKFELEQNYPNPFNPVTNIKYTIPLNSVIPNEMKKLSDFSSQVHLTENDNVKISLIVYDLLGIEIKTLVNTKQKPGNYEVEFNGSGLPTGIYFYKFQAGNFVVTNKMILIK